ATGTGCTGCTTTTCACCTCCGCCCCACTCGCAAAGCCATTGCGCATCGCAGGCCCAATAAATGCAAAGCTACGCGTCTCAATTACGACCCCGGACACAGACCTTGTGCTGCGGCTCATCGATGTCGATCCGGATGGACAGGCGCTTTTGGTTCAGGAAGGCGCGCTTCGCCTTCGCTACCGCAACAGCTTCGACGAGCCGAGCCTTCTGAAACCCGGTGAGGTCTACGAAATCACCGTCAGCTTGCGCGATATCGCTTACCAATTCAATCGCGGGCATCAACTCCGACTCCATGTTGCTGGAACGAGCTTTCCGCGCCTGGAACGCAATCTCAACACGGGACGCGTCAACTTTCTTGAAACCAATCCCCGATCTGTAGAGATCACTTTGCATTCAACCCCGGAGGCCCCCTCCGCGTTGGAACTCTATGTTCTTTCGGACTGATCAGCAAACGCGCGCTCGACCACAGTGGAAAATTCTCGCCGAAAACGTTCAGCACCAAATCGCGAAGCATGAGCGCTGATTGTTTCTGGATCAAACTGCATCCGCTGCTGTTCAAAACGCATCACCGCTTGACGGATCGCCTCTATGCTCTGACTGTCAAAGAAAAGACCTGTCTTGCCGTCGACCACACTATCAAGAGCTCCCCCCGTCCATAGGCAAGCACCGGCGTGCCACACGCCATAGCCTCAAGCGGGACAATGCCGAAATCCTCTTCCGCAGGAAAGATCAACGCACGGGCATTTTGGTAAAGCCGGGTCAATTCTTTGCCTGGAACTTTACCCAGTAGGGCCACATTTGAAGGCAGATCGCGCTCCAATTCAGCGCGTTGTGAACCGTCGCCAACGACCACAAGTGATTGTTCGATCCCGCGAAAAGCTTCGACCACCAAATCCGCCCGCTTGTAAGGAACGAGCTGTGAAACAAACAGATAGGCGTCACGCTTTGAAGCGCCACTCGGCAACTGATACGCATCCAGATCGACAGGCGGGTGCACGACCACGGCGTCACGACGATAAAATCGTTTTATCCGCTCGGCAACAAAGCTCGAATTGGCAACAAAATGATCAACTCGGG
This genomic window from Rhodobacteraceae bacterium D3-12 contains:
- a CDS encoding glycosyltransferase, translated to MKVALVHYWLVGMRGGERVLEELIRLYPDADIFTHVADRENLSDLISSRPITESLVARLPAAKKHYQKYLGLMPRALEEFDLSGYDLVVSSESGPAKGVIVPPGTPHVCYVHTPMRYIWDHYPAYKKELGPLLRMYFSRLAHRLRIWDVTSAARVDHFVANSSFVAERIKRFYRRDAVVVHPPVDLDAYQLPSGASKRDAYLFVSQLVPYKRADLVVEAFRGIEQSLVVVGDGSQRAELERDLPSNVALLGKVPGKELTRLYQNARALIFPAEEDFGIVPLEAMACGTPVLAYGRGELLIVWSTARQVFSLTVRA